A single genomic interval of Arthrobacter sp. NicSoilB8 harbors:
- a CDS encoding amino acid synthesis family protein has product MGDQGSGIRKIVFYSEEILLENGLSPSVPAVRATAAAVVSNPWLGGKPTDDLNEEVVQLAPVLARRLTEVLTKELGGVDAIQAFGKAAIVGTDGEIEHGAALIHTPFFGNLVREYFDGESIICFADDRADAGASLVVPLWHKNAAATRTHYQTITARISDAPRPGEIVVVVGASTGPRPHSRIGDRLTDPVVKADTLGELIS; this is encoded by the coding sequence ATGGGTGACCAGGGCTCGGGCATCCGCAAGATCGTCTTTTACAGCGAGGAGATCCTGCTGGAGAACGGCCTGTCCCCCTCAGTTCCCGCAGTCCGTGCCACGGCAGCGGCCGTGGTCTCCAACCCCTGGCTGGGCGGAAAGCCCACCGATGACCTGAACGAGGAAGTCGTTCAGCTAGCCCCCGTGCTGGCACGCAGGCTCACCGAGGTGCTCACGAAGGAACTCGGGGGCGTGGACGCAATCCAGGCCTTCGGTAAAGCGGCGATTGTCGGCACCGACGGAGAGATTGAACACGGCGCGGCCCTCATCCACACACCGTTCTTCGGCAACCTCGTGCGGGAGTATTTCGACGGCGAATCGATCATCTGCTTCGCCGATGACCGGGCCGACGCCGGCGCCTCACTCGTCGTGCCCCTCTGGCACAAGAACGCTGCCGCCACCCGCACGCACTACCAGACCATCACCGCGCGGATCAGCGACGCACCCCGGCCCGGAGAAATCGTCGTCGTAGTAGGCGCATCAACCGGACCCCGCCCGCACTCGCGCATCGGGGACCGACTCACCGACCCCGTCGTCAAAGCAGACACCCTAGGAGAACTAATTTCATGA